One Psilocybe cubensis strain MGC-MH-2018 chromosome 9, whole genome shotgun sequence genomic window, CTGGAAAAAGCTTTCTGCCGAGACGATTAAACTCGAGGTTCAAGCTGAGCAGGTTATTGGGTGTAGGGTTATCACTGACACGCAGATGTTTTACGTTCGGAAAATGACCGAAAAAGTCAACAAAGAAGTCAAGCGTCTGAGTGTCATTTTGCCATAAGATAAGGTGTAGGTCCGTTACGTCTGTGCCAATGGCTTGTAAAACCATTCCAATCGAAGACGCTATGCCAGCGGGAATGACTTTGCAGCTTGATCGATCGATAATCCACAATACAGAGAAGATTGTTTTGTCTAATGTGTGGTGGTTATTAGTAAGCAACATTCGGTTGGAGTATAACTCGACGGAAAGACCGTGAACCTTTTGAGCAGCGGCGCGTACGGTTAGCTGGTTCACAGTAGCCTTGGTCATTGGTAGCAGATATGCGTTATCCCTAATCCCCCAAACACGGATACGAATGTCACAAGCAGGTGGAATGTCGATATGAGTGATAATGTTTGTGCATGATTCCTGTTCTCCGCAAAGTTTGAACGAACGGAGCAGTGGTAAAGAAACGGGAAATGATGGCTGAGCTGCGTGGTTCCCATCCGGGCTGGCGGGATTATCTTCTTTGAAGCAATTGTAAAGCCCCAATGTCTCAAGCCGGTTCAGACAAGCTAACAAGTGTAACCACTTCATAGATGGAAATCCTATGACCGGCGGTCCTTGAACATAGAGCTTGGAAAGATTCTGAAAAACAGGAGACTCCAACTGTGGGCAACAATTTGAGAAATGGACTTTTTTAACTTGTAACCCTCCTTCTTTAAACATGACCAGTTCCTTGAAGCCGGCATACACTGAAAGTGCTAGAGTTTCGAGATGCAATGCTGCAGAAATTGTCGCCGAGATTTTAGCTTCTACACTCTCCAAACGACCTGTGTCCCGCACAACCATGGAAAATAGGCGACAGGAGGGGAGTAGGGATAAAGCCAGATGAAATTTCTCGTCATCGTGATCTACAGGCCTCGTCGGGATCCTGGCCAATCTGTTGTGTAGGTAGACCAACGAGGGCCGACGGAAACGCCACGTCTCCTGTACACCTCTACCAGTCAAAGCCCCATCAAATATCGGTGGGTACATGACAGTGAGTGGAGTCTGTCCTGCCCGTAAAAGAACTGTACGGATCCATGGCATGGTATCCGCAAAGTCCAATGAGGTTGCCCAGATGAGAGGATATCCAAGAATCAACTCTCGCCAGCTATGAGAAACATGAGTCATGTTCCTTACGGTGACGCTTGGAATATGTGGGTGGTCGAAACTGAATCGAGAattgagaagaaagattTGTGACAATACATCATCGCTTAGCATAGAGATGTGTGCTTGAGAATTATGAAGACGAAGTTGGATTATGGTTGTCTCCATTGGGAATGCGGTGGTGGTTCGAGAAATAGCTGTGGGGAAAGCTGTCAAACAATGAGGTGATAACTTCACGATAACACCTAACACCAAATGAGCACACAAGTTTTAGGATGTATTACACTTACTCAACAACTGTTTTACAAAGGATTTATGTCAACCTATGAGGAACATCGACAAGCTCCCTGGATCAATGGCATAGCTTCGGTGAATTTCTGAAGAAGCCTGGTGTTGCGGCAACTTGGCTACATGCCTAATAGCACAACACCTCCGGAACTACCCGGAGGTTGGCGTAATCTGATAACTCGCGTTGTCATCATATCCAACTTGAACAAGTTATGCAGGTATATTTCTTATGTATCTGACGGAAATTTCTTCGCCAATGGAATATTCCGTATTCATTACCGCCTTTTGAACAATAATTTGGCCTTCATGTTAGGGATAGGATTTGCCCCTATCCACAAGTCAGGCGGGCGTTTTCCGTTGCACTCATCCGGCAGCTTCACATCGTAACTTAAGACAATGTATGCAATCATGGCTTTGAGCTCGTTTGCAGCAAAAAAGCGGCCAGGGCTAGATTTGGTCGAGTTGATCAGATCAAGGCATACAATGGGTCAAGATGATTTTGGTTGTAACTGACCAGGCATGTCGTCCTATTCCGAACGTAACATTATCTGGGCTGAGTGAAACAATTTGGTGTTTCCCTAAATCTGTGCTTGCTTTATCTCTTAGGTCTGCAAACCTGAATCCCTGAAACTCTCGAGCATGTGGATAATTTCTCTGGTTCGAAGGATCAATTCGACTCTTTATCTGCAATTAGCAAGACAGCCCAGCTTACCTCGTCGGTATGAGTGGAATAGCTACAAAATGCAATGTGCGTTCCTGCAGGGACTGTAACGCCAttcgagaaagaaaaatcctTTAGGACTTTGCGAGCCAATGCCACTAATAGTGACAGTGAGAAATCGTTGGGATTCTATAGACATTAACGATATCTCACCTCCACCCGCGGTTAGTCTCTGTGATTCTCTGACAAAGCTATCCACCTTGTGTAATTTATCCATGGCCATCTTTGTCCACCCTTCTTCATTTGTTACAACCCTGACTTCTTCCCGCATAGGTTCCGCGTACTCAGGGTACGTGGCGAGGTAATATAGCGCATGTGTAAGCGCCTGGTGAATGTACGTTAAACAATAATGCGTATTTGAGAAATAGGTATCAAACGCACATGTGACGTCGTATGAATCGCTGCAAAGTTTATCGCAAGCAACCTCAACGAAATATCGTGGACGGTTCTCTGGGATCCCTTCGCTACTTCGAGAAGCCAGTAGATGAAGTCGTTCTAGCAGTTGGTAAAATGTTCAGCGGCGTAGCCACTTGGCCCTGAATATTTGAAATCCACACACCTGTGGAACACCCCCTGCCTGAATACAGTCGACTTGTTTCTCTATGTAAGGCTGAAGATGCGAAACAGCCAATTTAGTGTCAGATGAGACGGTACTAAGCAACCTTCCCATAATACTGCTCAAGTTAATTTCCATATACAAAAAATGTACACTCAAAATCATGCTTACGGTCTAATAAAGGGGGGGAACATCCTGATCACATTTCCTCTCAAGACCACGTTAACTGTGAATTGTTCATTAAGTTTTACATAGTCTGGCTGGCGACCTGCGATTGATTAAACGGTTATTCGGAAAATTTTAATGAGGAATCTCGTATCCACTCACACAACGGGAGGCCAACAAATAATCTGTTACTTGTCCTACAGACGATGTGCATGACTGTTTCCAAAGCGGGTACAAGTGTCCAGCCTGTAATTGATATCAATAAGTTTGAAAACCATCATCCCAGAGTCACCTTGAATGAAGACTAACTATTGTTTGACGTCGGAATGAGTTCACTGAAGGCCGTCAATATTTCATCATGTATATCTGCAAAACGAGTTCCAATGTTTCGCGTAAGTGATGTTCGCACAATTGCAACGTGATAGGGATCCTCGCTGATCTAGCGGCCCATGGTGTAGTTAATTTGAAGCACCTATCTCGCCGTTCGAATACCAGTCAGTATGTGTGGCTGCACAGAGTTCTTACGATACATACTTCTCCAACAGCATCGTCGAATGACAACTGGTCTTCAGATGCTCGCCGAATATCTTCCAGCATCTGAGAACCACTGACCATCACTACCCATCGGCCTATATTTGAAATCTTGAAGGCAGCATCCCGATACTTTTCGCAGAAAGGAAGGTCGATTTTAACATGTTTCTTGCTTAAGAAGACCATATATTTAATAACCCCTCACTTTCTCATAGCCTTCCTGCACCATTTCATGTCCGTGTCGAATGAACTTAACAGCGTCAAAGTAGGACATTATTACACCAGAAGAACCTATTGTTGGTATATGCGCGAGCTGCGCAAACGTAGTTAGTATCTAGCTTTAGAGGCAGAACTCGAAACAACTGACTCCATGTGTCGTTGCCCTTAACCATTTGGTCAGTGCAAACACAAAAATTACTAACGGGAGTAATACTTGGACTGTAGCTTGAGTTTGTTCGTTCATTGATACGAAGCATAGAAGAGGGTAGTAGAAAGATAGAGAATTCAGCGCCGAAGTCCAGCTTAATATAACAACATTGCCGATTTAGAGGGTACGGGACTTCATGTTGAAAGTGATTGTGGATTGCAACATAGTCAGCGGGGGCCGAAGGTTCATGGTGAGAACTGTCCCCATTGAAGTCTAACATGTGCTTCATTCCAAAATAGAAGGTTCTGGAGGTCTAGGTATTGTCTGAGATTAGCATTGGCAGCAGCTCTCCCCAACAATCTGGGTTGTAGGAAAAACATGACAGATAAGGAAGGGGCAGTGTAGTTCTTGCAAGCTCAAAAACGTGGATCCTGCTTGATAAAACGGTATATATAGTTAAACACATACCGACACAACATCTTATCTCCTAACGACAAGTTCTGTTCACCGTTGGTCAGCCTATAACGACCGAAAGTATGTCCCGCAATATTTTTCAATCCTTTCTCTTCCTAAACATGAGTTCCGCAGTTCTGTTGGGTGACGCAGCACCCATGAACCATTGATTCTGGGGTCTGGGTCCATCATTCGGTAGCTTAATGTCGTAATTCAATAAAATATACGCAAGCATTGCTTTGAGTTCGTTTGCTGCGAAGAAACGACCAGGGCTAGTAAAAATGGTCAGCTCGAAGTTGAAAATGATAAAAGGTATTCGAGTATACCATGCGTGACGCCCTAACCCAAAGACCAAGTAATCTGGACTGAGAGACACGAGTAGATGCTTTATGCtctccccttcttcttcccgcATTTCTGCAAACCTAAATCCTTTGAAAGTGTGAGGATCCTCATAGAGTGTCtttggagaagaaaaaagagtcAGCGATGAACAATAATGCTAAAGGAAAACGTACAGGATCCATGTGAGTGGCGTTTGACGTGACCGCGATATGTGTCCCCGCAGGGATAGTCACACCATTCGAAAATGTAAAGTCTTTGACGACCTTGCGACTCATTATTACTAGTGCGACGGGTCCATTAACAGCGATTCGTTTGAGGGAGTGTCACCCTTACCAGCTCCGATTGAAAGGCGTTGTGATTCCCTGATAAAACTGTCCAACTTTCGCATTTTACCCATGGACAATTTAGTCCAGCCATCTGCTTCAATGACGGCTTCAACTTCTTCACGCATTGGCTGAACATACTCTGGACATGAGGCAAGATAAAACAAGGCGTGTGTTAAGGCCTATAAGGATACCGGTGTGTCAGTTCAATGAAGTATCAAGCACAAGTTGTTCATAGTCGACTCACATGTGAAGTTGTGTGAATCGCAGCAAAGTTGATTGATAAGACACGAGTGACAAGATCGCGAGGTAACCTTTGGGGTCCCTGTGCTTCATCCAACAACCAACTTATGAGGTTGTTCTACTCAATATATTAGCGGCGATAAGATACGAGGGAGATGAAACATACAGGATTATCGTCGTGACTGGAATTCTTCTCCCGTTCGAGTTGAGCTTCAATCTGGGGGCCAATGTGTTTCATAGCACGCTTGATGCTCGATGGCACAGTGGTAAGAAGGCGACCGACGATACTGATAAATAACTATTAGAGGAGCACTACGATCCAGCTTTTAAACTTACGGCCTAAGGATTGGCGGAAACATATTGATGATTTGCCCTGAAACAATTACGTCTACTGTAAATTGTTGATTCAGTTTGACCCAGTCGGGGTCCCTACCTGAAATATAATCAATTTCGGTTACAAACGGCAAGAAAGCATATCTCACATAGGGGAAGGCCAACGAAGAGTCGATTGCTCGTACGGCAGACTATGTGCATGATTGTAGACAGAGCAGGGAATGTTGTCCACTCTGGTATACCTGTCAGACCGCTGAAATGTGCttaaaaaatgaaaatttgTACCATTGCCTGTGTTGGGTACAATTTCCTCGAAGGCAGTGGATATCTCATCTTTGATATCGGTGAATTTTATGGCAAGATTACGAGTCAAAGGTGTTCGAACAATAGCCGTATGATATGGATCGGTGCGGATTTGGGGGCCAATGGTATAGTCTGTTTGAATCGACTAGCAAATCATCAATGAGCACATTGTTCTTGCGAGGTACGCTGAAGGAAATACCTCTCCAACGGCATCATTGAACGAAAGTTCATCATCGCTTGCTCGACGGAGGTCTTCGATCATATCCTTTCCGCTAACCATAACCAACCATCGCGCCATCGTTGATACTTTAAACGGGGTGCCATTGTACTAAACAAAGAGGGGTTAAGCAGAGATAAAATTCCAATTGAGCGAATATCGTACCTTCTCGTAACCTTCTTGAATCATTTCATGTGCTTCTCGAAAGTATCGGAGGGCATCGaaataagaaagaaaaatattaGAAGAGCCGACTGTTGGGATGTGCCCCAGCTGAACAGTAAGTAAAGGCCGTGAGATTATAGTTTAATCAGAAGAGTTGATGTATTGATACCTTATGAGTGGGTGCACGAATAAATCTCACTAGAAAATAGGCCCCTAACAGAATCGCAGTTGTTGGGAGTGCACCAAGCATTGTGATCATGATAGTTGAGGGAATAGAAACCGTGCAGAAAGGCAGACAGATTTACATGGCCTATTTATTATATCGTCAATTACACTAGCATCGTTTATACACAAAATATTCACAGTGCACCTTTagattcttcttttcctcctctGCATCCGTGCCATATTGGTCTTTGATCTTGGAATGTCAAAGTTGTGGCTATTGTTGGGTGAGCTACACACACACCCATGGGATTCTAATGTCACCGCCGGAGGTAGGTCCCGCGAGAGTAATCGGTCTTAGATAAACCATAGTCGTGATTATATATTCCATTAATATCGTTCAAAAATCTGATCTTCTGTGTGTATTTTGCTTGGCATTATCGACACTACGAACCGATTGTTAATGCATGCGTGGGCTTCCTACCTGCTGCATGTTAGAGAAGATGTCAATGGAGAAGTCTTGGCCACACTGACTCACATTGGCCAACTCTCTGAATCAAAAAGCATTTCCTTCATCCTCGCAAAATGCCGCCGTATGCACGCATAGCTCAGAAGTCATCGAATAACAATCCAATGCCCTAACACTGGCGTCAGCGGTACTGTTCGATCATCGGGAGTTACTATAGCACACTTCTTTATCGTCCGAGTCTTCCAGATGTATGCGTGAGCACAAATATCCTTCAGCAAGTACGTGTAAAGACGTGTAGCGACAAATCATCTTTTTGAGTTTCCAAATTGCAACACCCACGGCGGATAAATGGTTCTTCTGGTCAGGCGAATCGTATCGATGACATCAGTCCGATGGTAATTCCAGGGTCTTTTGGCGGGACAGCCTAGTATCAAGTGATCTTCAAATTGGAATCGAGCGTACAATGGGTGTAGGGTGGCAGAGGCACAACATCGGGAAAAATTGGGCACTGGGCACTTGAAGGCGAACAGCGCTGTGTCAGCCGAACCAACGATAGAGTATTAGTGGGAAAGCCGAGGAGAGTGCTTCATTTAACTTCGAGGTGTAGTAACCGGGATGTTGCCAGGCAATCCTGGAGCAACAGCATTGGTCAAGCGTTGGTTCAATGGTTGTGAGTAGCCCTTGGTAGCCGAAACAAGGACAAATTTCCCACAGCCCCTATTTCACCCCTATCTCACTTGGTGATTTCAGTAGGACAGGGAAGAATTCGGGTGACTTCCGCTGCTACACACCGGGCAACTCTGTTAAGGGCTTTTTGGTAGTATAGTAAGCagtaacaacaacaacactcGTTGGAGTACAAAATGTTGAAAACATGGGATTGTTTACAGCCATAATACAGACAAATTATCTTTTCATGGTCAAAGCCTTACAGTAAAGCTACGCCATCAAGAGCAAGTTCACAACACTCTTTTCCTAAACAGCAGTTTGGCTGTTTTATTAGGTGAACATTGACCCTGGAGCCATTGCTCCTTAGGACGCTCCGATTCCGAGAGTTTCACGTCGTAGTTCTGTAGCACAAACGCAAGCATAGCTTTCAGCTCGTTAACAGCAAAGAACCGTCCCGGGCTGAGTAAGAAATGAAGTAAATGTACTTGGAAAAAGAAAGGCATATAGAAATTACTGACCATGCATGACGCCCAGTTCCAAATAAAACATAGTCTGGACTTAGATAGACCATTTGATGCTTGaccccttccccttctgcCTCCCTGATATGAGCGAATCTAAAACCATTGAACTTGTCAGGATCTTCATAGTTTCCCTGAGAAGAATGCATAAGTATAGAAGTCGTTATATTCAAAATATATTGGAGCGGACCTCATCAAGGTGCGTTGGACGTGTGGCAACAACTATATGAGTATCGGCCGGTACAGTCAGACCATTTGAAAATGTGAAGTCCTTCAGAGTCTTTCGCCTTATTGATTCTGGAAGAGAACTCATTCAGAAAAGAGGTGTAAACGCTTTACGATCTCGAAGAGTACTTACGTGACCCAATTGCAAGTCTCTGCGACTCTTTCACAAAGCTATCGAGCTTTCTCATTTTTCCCATGGATGACTTGGTCCAGCCCTCTGACTCGATAATTCTCTCAACTTCCTCCCTCATAGGTTCCACGTATTCAGGGTACGTAGCAAGATCATAGAGAATGTTTGTCAATGCCTAGTTGATATAATCTCGGACACGAATTCATGTTACCACAGATGATTTGACTCACCATGGAAGTGGTATGAATTGACGCAAAGTTTATGGTCAACAAGCGAAGAGCAATGTCCTGTACAGTCCTTTGCTCCCCT contains:
- a CDS encoding Cytochrome P450 monooxygenase 71, which translates into the protein MVFLSKKHVKIDLPFCEKYRDAAFKISNIGRWVVMVSGSQMLEDIRRASEDQLSFDDAVGEISEDPYHVAIVRTSLTRNIGTRFADIHDEILTAFSELIPTSNNSWTLVPALETVMHIVCRTSNRLFVGLPLCRQPDYVKLNEQFTVNVVLRGNVIRMFPPFIRPIMGRLLSTVSSDTKLAVSHLQPYIEKQVDCIQAGGVPQNDFIYWLLEVAKGSQRTVHDISLRLLAINFAAIHTTSHALTHALYYLATYPEYAEPMREEVRVVTNEEGWTKMAMDKLHKVDSFVRESQRLTAGGVALARKVLKDFSFSNGVTVPAGTHIAFCSYSTHTDERNYPHAREFQGFRFADLRDKASTDLGKHQIVSLSPDNVTFGIGRHACPGRFFAANELKAMIAYIVLSYDVKLPDECNGKRPPDLWIGANPIPNMKAKLLFKRR
- a CDS encoding Cytochrome P450 monooxygenase 103; translation: MITMLGALPTTAILLGAYFLVRFIRAPTHKLGHIPTVGSSNIFLSYFDALRYFREAHEMIQEGYEKYNGTPFKVSTMARWLVMVSGKDMIEDLRRASDDELSFNDAVGESIQTDYTIGPQIRTDPYHTAIVRTPLTRNLAIKFTDIKDEISTAFEEIVPNTGNEWTTFPALSTIMHIVCRTSNRLFVGLPLCRDPDWVKLNQQFTVDVIVSGQIINMFPPILRPIVGRLLTTVPSSIKRAMKHIGPQIEAQLEREKNSSHDDNPNNLISWLLDEAQGPQRLPRDLVTRVLSINFAAIHTTSHALTHALFYLASCPEYVQPMREEVEAVIEADGWTKLSMGKMRKLDSFIRESQRLSIGAVIMSRKVVKDFTFSNGVTIPAGTHIAVTSNATHMDPTLYEDPHTFKGFRFAEMREEEGESIKHLLVSLSPDYLVFGLGRHACPGRFFAANELKAMLAYILLNYDIKLPNDGPRPQNQWFMGAASPNRTAELMFRKRKD
- a CDS encoding Cytochrome P450 monooxygenase 103 — translated: MSRWIVVVSGPQMLDDIRRATDDQLSFREAIAEVVQTDYMIGPQIRRDPYHVNSVRMQLTRNLGVRFDDIKDEIFAAFKDLISTADHGRDPDFKELTEQFTMHVILGGQILNLFPMMLKPIIGRFLTRVPSNIKRMVHHTGPLVQAQLDQEKSTEGNSEAPTKNNLISWLLEEAKGEQRTVQDIALRLLTINFASIHTTSMALTNILYDLATYPEYVEPMREEVERIIESEGWTKSSMGKMRKLDSFVKESQRLAIGSQSIRRKTLKDFTFSNGLTVPADTHIVVATRPTHLDEGNYEDPDKFNGFRFAHIREAEGEGVKHQMVYLSPDYVLFGTGRHACPGRFFAVNELKAMLAFVLQNYDVKLSESERPKEQWLQGQCSPNKTAKLLFRKRVL